TGCCTGCGCATCGGGACGGGGATTGACCACGCAATCGGCGAATAGCAGGGTGCCGTTTTCACCGAGCTCCGGCCGGGGAGTCACCATCAGCATCACCGAAGAAACGGTACGGATGCCGGGGGCGGTGCCGACCACCTGCAAAGCCGCGCGCAGTACATCGCCGGTACTGTTAAAGGCTCCGGCCACCGCGCCGTCGGCATCTCCTTTGCGTACCATCATGGCCGCGAAGTGCAGTTGATCCAGGGCCAGCAACTGTTTGCAGGCTTCGCCGACGGTAAGCCCCTTGTGCTTGCGCAGATCCGCCAGTTCTTCAGCATAATCCTGCAGCAGGGCGCTGGCAGCCGGTGCCAGCAGCGTTACCCGGCTCAGATCCGCACCGACCGTCTCGGCCCGGTTCAGAAGAGACTCGGGGTCGCCGAGCAGCACGATGCGGGCCAGCCCTTCCCCGGCAATACGGCCGGCAGCCAGCAGCATACGGTCATCGTAACTTTCCGGCAACACGATGGTCTGCGGTTGGCGCCGCGCGTTTTGCTTGATCTGCGATATAACATCCATTGTCATCCCCCGATAACATCCGGTTTGGCCAGTCGCCTGCCACCAGGTCATGCCTTGGGTAAAGCAGCGACCGTGCCAGTCTGATAATTCTCAAAAACCCTCTATTTTTTAAAGCCTTACAACCACCAGCAAGCCATCCATGCTCCCTCAAGGGGCTGCAACGAAATATTCATGTGCAAAAAATATTGCACGAAACAGCGCTTGCAATCCCCTCAGCGCGGAGCATAAACTCGCGCAAATTCCTCGTTCCGCAACACGCGCAGGGCGCCCTGTGCAAGAGCGAGCATTTCGTCCTCGCCCGGATAGGCCCAGACGGTGGCGATCCACCCGACCCTTTCGCGGATCCATTCGACCAGTTCACTCCAGTGCGCCACCCCGCCGGTCAGCACGATGGCATCGACATCGCCGTTCAGCACGGTAGCCATGGCGCCGATTTCCTTGGCGATCTGGTAAGCCATGGCCCGGGCCACTGCCAGGGCTTGGCTATCTCCGGCGGCGATGCGGCGGCCTACCTCGATGGCCGAATTGGTCCCCAGATAGGAAACCAGGCCCCCTTGCCCGATGAGCTTTTTCTTGATTTCCGCCTTCGTACAGGTACCGCCGAAGCAAAGCTCGACCACATCGAGCAGCGGCAGGGTGCCGCTGCGCTCCGGGGAAAAGGGCCCGGCATCGAGAGCGCCGCTGACATCGACCATGCGGCCATGCCGATGGGCGGTGACGGAGACGCCCCCGCCGAGATGCGCGATGATCAGATTGAGTTCTGCGTAATCCGCAAAATGGTCGGCGGCGGCGCGACGGGCCACCGCCTTGATATTCAGGGCATGGCCAATGCTGTGCCGCTCGATACCGGCCAGGCCGGAATACCGGGCGATGTCGTCCATTTCGTCCACCGTCACCGGGTCGACGGTAAAGGCCGGCGCGCCGGCGAGACCGGCGATCTCCCTGGCAATCAGCACGCCCAGGTTGGAGGCGTGCTCACGGGGACCGATGGCCCGCATTTCCTCCAGCATGGATTGATTGACGGCGTAGGTACCGCTTTCGAGGGGACCGAAAAGGCCGCCCCGGCCGACGACGGCATCCAGCCCGTTCACAGCGACGCCGTGCTTTTCAAGCCAATGCAGCACCGAATCGCGCCGGAAGGAATACTGGTCCGGCACATGGGCGAAGGGCGCCAGGGCATCCGTGTCGTAGCGCAGGGTTTCCTGCAACAGCAGGGTGTCGTTTTCAAACAGGGCGACCTTGGTCGATGTGGATCCCGGATTGATGGCGAGAATCCGATAGTTGGCATGTGTCGACATGGCTTTATCCTTGGCAACCGGGTTGACATGAATACCTGGCAGGCAGCTTTTCCATCCGGATTTTCCGGAAGGTGAAGATGTACAATC
This portion of the Syntrophotalea acetylenica genome encodes:
- the buk gene encoding butyrate kinase — encoded protein: MSTHANYRILAINPGSTSTKVALFENDTLLLQETLRYDTDALAPFAHVPDQYSFRRDSVLHWLEKHGVAVNGLDAVVGRGGLFGPLESGTYAVNQSMLEEMRAIGPREHASNLGVLIAREIAGLAGAPAFTVDPVTVDEMDDIARYSGLAGIERHSIGHALNIKAVARRAAADHFADYAELNLIIAHLGGGVSVTAHRHGRMVDVSGALDAGPFSPERSGTLPLLDVVELCFGGTCTKAEIKKKLIGQGGLVSYLGTNSAIEVGRRIAAGDSQALAVARAMAYQIAKEIGAMATVLNGDVDAIVLTGGVAHWSELVEWIRERVGWIATVWAYPGEDEMLALAQGALRVLRNEEFARVYAPR
- the pta gene encoding phosphate acetyltransferase encodes the protein MDVISQIKQNARRQPQTIVLPESYDDRMLLAAGRIAGEGLARIVLLGDPESLLNRAETVGADLSRVTLLAPAASALLQDYAEELADLRKHKGLTVGEACKQLLALDQLHFAAMMVRKGDADGAVAGAFNSTGDVLRAALQVVGTAPGIRTVSSVMLMVTPRPELGENGTLLFADCVVNPRPDAQALAEIAVTTARSCRSLLGVEARAAMLSFSTMGSADHEEVRRVRQAVQIARSLAPELLIDGEMQLDAAIVPQVASQKAPGSPVAGRANTLIFPDLNAGNIGYKLTERIAGAQAAGLMVQGLARPFNDMSRGCTVEDIVSTVAMTAVQSLG